A genomic window from Qipengyuania oceanensis includes:
- the ptsP gene encoding phosphoenolpyruvate--protein phosphotransferase → MTAAAAARQILTRLHDVMASRIHAQAKLDRVVEIIGETLNSEVCSIYLLRDGMLELFATRGLNQSAVHVTRMAIGEGLTGTLAQNMETLNLAEAKAHPDFQYRPETGEEKFHSFAGVPIVYRERVIGALNVQHVEPRRYEDVEIEALQTTAMVLSELIANAGLADDEEVLGRSAAQTGPETIEGLTLVQGLARGQAVFHQPRVTIDQVVAEDVEAERQRVYRAFDKMRDQIDHLASQAEFGAGGEHVEVIQTYKMFAYDEGWSRRINEAIDSGLTAEAAIERVQQRTRMRMREIDDPLLADRMHDLEDLSNRLLRIVSGQLGTAATQGLRRDTILIARNLGPAELLEYDRRRLKGVVLEEGSLTAHVVIVARAMGIPVIGRARAIRGMLRDGDEVLLDADRGIVTLRPSQSMLDAFEGRFAKSREKQAAYAELRDVEPFTRCGTRIQVMMNAGLRDDVAALALTGADGIGLFRTEFQFLVSATLPQRERQTRLYRDVLEAAGDKPVVFRTVDIGGDKAVPYLQSDSSIHDENPAMGWRALRLSLEREGLLKSQARALLEAASGRSLYVMFPMVSEPWEFDEAKAVFDEQLAYLRKLKRVLPEAIHYGAMLEVPALAEVLDQLVGRVSFLSVGTNDLTQFLFAADRANPKLAARYDWMSPAILRFLRRIPQSLTGYDIDLGVCGEMGGRRMEALALLGLGYRRLSITPAAVGPIKELIRKVDLSEITKAMTDWLANPPDDMRAAVNQWASERDIDLE, encoded by the coding sequence ATGACTGCAGCAGCGGCCGCCCGCCAGATCCTCACACGCCTCCACGATGTCATGGCATCGCGCATCCACGCGCAGGCCAAGCTCGACCGCGTGGTCGAGATCATCGGGGAAACGCTCAACAGCGAAGTGTGCTCGATCTACCTGCTGCGTGACGGGATGCTCGAACTGTTCGCGACCCGCGGCCTCAACCAGAGCGCGGTCCACGTCACCCGCATGGCGATCGGCGAAGGGCTGACCGGCACGCTGGCGCAGAACATGGAAACGCTCAACCTCGCCGAGGCGAAGGCGCATCCAGACTTCCAGTACCGCCCCGAAACGGGCGAGGAAAAATTCCACAGTTTCGCCGGTGTCCCGATCGTCTATCGCGAACGGGTGATCGGTGCGCTCAACGTACAGCATGTCGAGCCGCGCCGTTACGAGGACGTCGAGATCGAGGCGCTGCAGACCACCGCGATGGTCCTGTCAGAACTGATCGCCAATGCCGGGCTGGCCGACGACGAGGAAGTACTCGGCCGCAGCGCGGCGCAGACCGGACCGGAAACGATCGAGGGGCTTACGCTGGTGCAGGGCCTCGCGCGCGGGCAGGCGGTGTTCCACCAGCCGCGGGTCACGATCGACCAGGTCGTCGCCGAAGATGTCGAGGCCGAACGCCAGCGCGTCTATCGCGCCTTCGACAAGATGCGCGATCAGATCGACCACTTGGCGAGCCAGGCCGAGTTCGGCGCCGGCGGCGAGCACGTCGAAGTCATCCAGACCTACAAGATGTTCGCATACGACGAGGGCTGGTCGCGGCGCATCAACGAGGCCATCGACAGCGGCCTGACCGCCGAAGCGGCAATCGAGCGGGTCCAGCAGCGCACGCGGATGCGCATGCGCGAGATCGACGATCCGCTGCTCGCAGACCGGATGCACGACCTCGAGGATCTGTCGAACCGGCTGCTGCGGATCGTGTCGGGCCAGCTCGGCACGGCTGCGACGCAGGGCCTGCGGCGCGACACGATCCTGATTGCGCGCAACCTCGGACCGGCGGAACTGCTCGAATACGACCGGCGTCGGCTGAAGGGTGTCGTGCTGGAAGAAGGATCGCTGACCGCGCACGTCGTGATCGTCGCGCGGGCCATGGGCATCCCGGTCATCGGCCGTGCGCGGGCCATCCGCGGAATGCTCCGCGACGGCGACGAAGTCCTGCTGGACGCCGATCGCGGGATCGTCACCCTGCGCCCGAGCCAATCGATGCTCGACGCCTTCGAGGGACGCTTCGCCAAGTCCCGCGAGAAGCAGGCGGCCTATGCCGAACTGCGCGATGTCGAGCCCTTCACGCGTTGCGGCACGCGGATCCAGGTGATGATGAATGCCGGCCTGCGCGACGATGTCGCGGCGCTGGCGCTGACCGGTGCGGACGGCATCGGCCTGTTCCGCACCGAGTTCCAGTTCCTCGTCTCGGCGACGCTTCCGCAGCGAGAGCGCCAGACGCGCCTGTATCGCGACGTTCTCGAGGCGGCGGGCGACAAGCCGGTCGTTTTTCGCACGGTCGACATCGGCGGCGATAAGGCGGTGCCTTACCTGCAGTCCGATTCCAGCATCCACGACGAGAATCCCGCGATGGGTTGGCGGGCGCTGCGGCTTTCGCTCGAACGCGAGGGCCTGCTCAAATCGCAGGCGCGCGCCTTGCTCGAAGCGGCATCGGGACGCTCGCTCTACGTGATGTTTCCGATGGTCTCCGAACCGTGGGAGTTCGACGAGGCGAAAGCGGTGTTCGACGAGCAGCTGGCCTATCTGCGCAAGCTGAAACGAGTCTTGCCCGAAGCGATCCATTACGGAGCGATGCTCGAAGTGCCCGCACTGGCCGAGGTGCTCGACCAGCTCGTCGGGCGGGTATCCTTCCTGTCGGTGGGCACCAACGACCTGACGCAGTTCCTGTTCGCGGCCGATCGGGCCAATCCCAAGCTCGCGGCGCGCTATGACTGGATGAGCCCCGCGATCCTGCGTTTCCTGCGGCGCATCCCGCAATCGCTGACCGGATACGACATCGACCTCGGCGTCTGCGGCGAGATGGGTGGCCGGCGGATGGAAGCGCTCGCGTTGCTCGGGCTCGGCTATCGCAGGCTGTCGATCACGCCAGCGGCCGTGGGGCCGATCAAGGAACTGATCCGCAAGGTCGACCTGTCGGAAATAACCAAGGCGATGACGGACTGGCTCGCAAATCCGCCGGACGACATGCGCGCGGCGGTCAACCAGTGGGCCAGCGAACGCGACATCGACCTCGAATGA
- a CDS encoding DUF4230 domain-containing protein gives MADNLTSRDTTATTVDPDFRPEIRHERSLARVQAVPWLIVIALLAAVAWLGWRAFIYQEEGDPVGSAMLAFEKQNSLTVFSSRFEVVAESVDSRGIAGIDLLKSRQAAIIPATVEYRLDLSQMDRDRFLWNDATDTMTVVLPVLKISRPNLDEAEQRVFTEGNWVTRDASADLARNNSQQAERKAAAFAKNPEILSMARQAAKDAVRQNLAIPLQVAGYGDVTVNVRFDGEGEAG, from the coding sequence ATGGCAGACAATCTGACAAGTCGCGATACGACCGCCACCACGGTCGACCCCGATTTCCGGCCCGAAATCCGGCACGAGCGGTCGCTGGCGCGGGTGCAGGCGGTTCCGTGGCTGATCGTCATCGCCTTGCTGGCCGCGGTAGCGTGGCTCGGGTGGCGCGCTTTCATCTACCAGGAAGAAGGCGATCCGGTCGGCAGCGCCATGCTCGCCTTCGAGAAGCAGAATTCGCTGACCGTCTTTTCGAGCCGTTTCGAAGTCGTGGCGGAAAGCGTCGACTCGCGCGGGATCGCGGGCATCGACCTGCTGAAGTCGCGTCAGGCAGCGATCATTCCGGCGACCGTCGAGTACCGGCTCGATCTCAGCCAGATGGACCGCGACCGGTTCCTGTGGAACGACGCGACCGACACGATGACTGTCGTCCTTCCGGTCCTGAAGATTTCCCGGCCCAATCTGGACGAAGCGGAACAGCGCGTGTTCACCGAAGGAAACTGGGTGACGCGCGATGCCTCGGCCGACCTTGCGCGCAACAATTCGCAGCAGGCCGAACGCAAGGCGGCGGCATTTGCCAAGAATCCCGAGATTCTCTCGATGGCACGGCAGGCGGCAAAGGATGCGGTGCGCCAGAACCTCGCCATTCCGTTGCAGGTCGCCGGCTACGGTGACGTGACGGTAAACGTGCGCTTCGATGGCGAGGGCGAGGCCGGCTGA
- a CDS encoding Brp/Blh family beta-carotene 15,15'-dioxygenase — translation MLIAAIAAQVAGPDYALACGLILYVLGFAHGAGDEQDGELRRFGALHVAGYLVVGAAIAALFLAAPLAGLVLFLALSAWHFARSDCAFSATSRLAIAALATGGSALFQRRETTAIFEQITAGSVPSELVVAFSVAGGVGVALAILALVRGESGSGHAVLSLGAVALFDPVLAVGLIFVLAHAVPVQQRQIASYGVPAIMRAVALPTGIAIAGAATIVALVANGLLAMEIAVALAFGMATPHMLTERLER, via the coding sequence GTGCTGATTGCTGCGATCGCCGCACAGGTCGCAGGCCCCGACTATGCGCTGGCGTGCGGGCTGATCCTCTACGTGCTCGGCTTCGCGCATGGCGCGGGTGACGAGCAGGACGGCGAATTGCGGCGCTTCGGCGCGCTTCACGTGGCGGGCTACCTCGTAGTGGGCGCAGCCATCGCGGCACTTTTCCTTGCCGCGCCGCTTGCCGGGCTGGTGCTCTTTCTCGCTTTGTCGGCCTGGCATTTCGCGCGCAGCGACTGCGCGTTCTCGGCCACGAGCCGGCTCGCCATCGCCGCGCTGGCGACGGGCGGCAGCGCGCTCTTCCAGCGACGGGAGACGACGGCGATCTTCGAGCAGATCACCGCAGGGAGCGTGCCGAGCGAACTCGTCGTGGCGTTTTCGGTTGCGGGCGGGGTCGGCGTCGCGCTCGCGATACTGGCGCTCGTCCGCGGCGAGAGCGGTTCGGGTCACGCCGTCCTCTCGCTCGGCGCGGTCGCGCTGTTCGATCCGGTGCTTGCGGTCGGGCTGATCTTCGTGCTCGCCCACGCAGTGCCCGTCCAGCAACGACAGATCGCTAGTTACGGTGTCCCGGCCATCATGCGGGCAGTGGCGCTGCCGACGGGCATCGCGATCGCCGGAGCGGCGACGATCGTCGCACTGGTGGCAAACGGTCTGCTCGCAATGGAAATCGCGGTCGCATTGGCGTTCGGCATGGCCACCCCGCACATGCTGACCGAGCGGCTCGAGCGCTAG
- a CDS encoding MBL fold metallo-hydrolase: MAKIPEKPWPTGKTEQLEALVRRVLAPNPSPYTYTGTQTYLVGGNDGLAVIDPGPAEPAHLEALYEAIGDAPVLAIMCTHTHRDHSPAAAPLKEKTGAPLVGCAPLRPQGGHGEFRADEALDVDYEPDRVMEDGEAMTGPGWTLRAVATPGHVSNHLCFALEESGALFTGDHVMGWSTSVVIPPDGDMGQYMDSLEKLNGREDTVYYPAHGPQVDKPRQLIRGMIGHRRQRENQIVRILGEGPATIAEGLVPKMYKGLDPKLVKAAGMSVMAHLLDMERRGLAVRSGDTWQTI; the protein is encoded by the coding sequence ATGGCGAAAATCCCCGAAAAGCCGTGGCCTACGGGCAAGACCGAGCAACTAGAGGCGCTGGTGCGCCGCGTGCTGGCGCCCAATCCCTCGCCCTACACCTACACGGGCACGCAGACCTACTTGGTCGGCGGGAACGACGGGCTTGCCGTGATCGACCCGGGCCCGGCAGAGCCCGCGCATCTCGAGGCACTCTACGAGGCGATCGGCGATGCGCCGGTTCTGGCGATCATGTGCACCCATACCCACCGCGACCATTCACCCGCCGCTGCGCCTCTCAAGGAGAAGACGGGCGCCCCGCTGGTCGGTTGTGCGCCCTTGCGTCCACAGGGCGGACACGGCGAGTTCCGCGCCGACGAGGCGCTCGATGTCGATTACGAACCCGACCGGGTGATGGAAGACGGCGAGGCGATGACGGGTCCGGGCTGGACCCTGCGCGCCGTCGCGACCCCCGGGCATGTCTCGAACCACCTGTGTTTCGCGCTCGAGGAAAGCGGCGCGCTGTTCACGGGCGACCATGTCATGGGCTGGTCGACCAGCGTGGTGATCCCGCCCGACGGCGACATGGGCCAGTACATGGATAGCCTCGAGAAGCTGAACGGGCGCGAGGACACGGTCTATTATCCCGCCCACGGTCCGCAGGTCGACAAGCCCCGCCAGCTGATCCGCGGGATGATCGGCCATCGCCGCCAGCGCGAGAACCAGATCGTGCGGATCCTGGGCGAAGGCCCCGCGACCATTGCCGAAGGTCTCGTGCCGAAGATGTACAAGGGCCTCGACCCGAAGCTGGTCAAGGCGGCCGGCATGTCGGTAATGGCGCATTTGCTCGACATGGAACGCCGCGGGCTGGCCGTGCGTTCGGGCGATACATGGCAGACAATCTGA
- a CDS encoding tetratricopeptide repeat protein, with product MSFARSIRLTLGATALAATALTAVPAAAQDNSEVRIRKLEAEVRALQRKVFPGGDGKFFEPEISTGQGSVTFTPANPSTTAVTDILARLDAMEAQMQQLTAQVEENGNSYRDLASRLAALEVTSGVAAPGNPLPAATGPSALAPATATPAPAAARPAPTPAAAARPAGPTAERLAAVQAIMKPQTDDAGDDEYSYGFRLWDAKFFPEAQQQLALFLEKYPNHARTSWARNLLGRAYLDDGKPREAAPWFLKNYQADKQSARAPDSLLYLAESMIQLKDTDRACIALAEFSETYPAVASGRLKDQYEANRKKVKCN from the coding sequence GTGAGTTTCGCCCGATCGATCCGGTTGACCCTTGGCGCCACCGCGCTGGCCGCCACGGCCCTGACCGCCGTGCCCGCCGCGGCGCAGGACAATTCCGAAGTCCGCATCCGCAAGCTGGAAGCCGAAGTGCGCGCGTTGCAGCGCAAGGTCTTCCCGGGCGGCGACGGCAAGTTTTTCGAACCCGAGATTTCGACGGGGCAGGGTTCGGTGACCTTTACCCCGGCCAATCCGTCGACCACGGCAGTAACCGACATTCTCGCTCGTCTCGATGCGATGGAAGCGCAGATGCAGCAGCTGACGGCGCAGGTCGAGGAAAACGGCAACTCCTACCGCGATCTCGCCAGCAGGCTCGCCGCGCTCGAGGTCACCAGCGGAGTAGCCGCACCAGGCAACCCGCTTCCGGCAGCGACCGGCCCGAGCGCGCTTGCACCCGCAACCGCCACGCCCGCGCCCGCGGCTGCGAGACCCGCTCCCACCCCTGCCGCCGCAGCGAGGCCTGCAGGCCCGACTGCCGAGCGGCTGGCAGCCGTGCAGGCGATCATGAAGCCGCAGACCGACGACGCCGGCGACGACGAGTATTCCTATGGCTTCCGCCTGTGGGATGCCAAGTTCTTCCCCGAAGCGCAGCAGCAGCTCGCGCTGTTTCTCGAGAAGTACCCGAACCATGCGCGGACCAGCTGGGCCCGCAACCTTCTCGGCCGTGCCTATCTCGACGATGGCAAGCCGCGCGAGGCCGCCCCGTGGTTCCTCAAGAATTACCAGGCGGACAAGCAGTCTGCCCGCGCACCCGACAGCCTTCTCTATCTCGCGGAATCGATGATCCAGCTGAAGGATACCGACCGCGCCTGCATCGCGCTCGCTGAGTTCAGCGAAACCTATCCCGCGGTCGCGTCCGGCCGCCTCAAGGACCAGTACGAGGCGAACCGGAAGAAAGTGAAATGCAATTGA
- a CDS encoding DUF1465 family protein: protein MRWTSDISEPIVEALYCEALVLADEVRAAFDLMPADQRYEPSDSEKLAMSVEGLRTTTRMMHVLAWLLNQRAYFSGDLSETQLRRHGELPQDRPADPEQLELLDAETRDLVAQTEQMHSRIARLDRAWRDGFEVHIPTVRQMRGRLEEALQAGL from the coding sequence ATGCGATGGACGAGTGACATCTCCGAACCGATTGTCGAAGCGCTGTATTGCGAAGCGCTGGTGCTTGCCGACGAGGTGCGCGCCGCCTTCGACCTCATGCCAGCCGACCAGCGGTACGAACCTTCCGACAGCGAGAAGCTCGCCATGTCGGTCGAAGGGCTCCGCACGACCACGCGCATGATGCACGTGCTCGCCTGGCTGCTGAACCAGCGCGCCTATTTCTCGGGCGACCTCAGCGAAACGCAGCTGCGTCGCCACGGCGAATTGCCGCAGGACCGGCCTGCCGATCCCGAACAGCTCGAACTGCTCGACGCCGAAACGCGGGATCTGGTGGCCCAGACCGAACAGATGCATTCGCGGATCGCCCGGCTCGACCGCGCCTGGCGCGACGGTTTCGAAGTGCATATCCCGACGGTGCGGCAGATGCGCGGCCGGCTCGAAGAGGCTCTCCAGGCCGGGCTTTGA
- the glpK gene encoding glycerol kinase GlpK gives MSDTILVLDSGTTSTRAMAFSPDGALLALAQAELTQHYPRPGWVEHDAAEIWDKTLACARDVAGKLGGAETIAAIGITNQRETVVAWDRDTGEPLAHAIVWQDRRTADFCETLRERGEEARVQASTGLLLDPYFSGTKMRWLLRNEDAVAAAAERGTLAFGTIESWLVFKLSGGRHITDASNASRTLLLALDGAQFDKGLCDLFEVPGAALPQVVDNAGPLATCAAQWLGREIPITGLAGDQQSATIGQACLAPGETKATYGTGAFVLTNKGSEMPHSQHRLLGTVLYQLGGERIYALEGSVFVAGSLIQWLRDSLGLIKSAAETEALARSIDSSGEVVIVPALSGLGAPHWQADARGVVAGLSFSSGRAELARAALEAMAHQTWDLATAFAADKAAWQRLRIDGGMSANDWMAQDLANMLGITVERPDFVETTALGAAMLAAAGAGIHPDLATAAQAMRGELARFEPAMGDDVRKERLGRWQKALQAS, from the coding sequence TTGTCCGACACCATCCTGGTCCTCGATTCCGGTACGACGTCGACCCGCGCGATGGCATTTTCACCCGACGGCGCCTTGCTCGCGCTGGCGCAGGCCGAACTCACGCAGCACTATCCCAGACCCGGCTGGGTGGAGCACGATGCGGCGGAAATCTGGGACAAGACGCTGGCGTGCGCACGCGATGTCGCCGGCAAGCTCGGCGGGGCGGAGACGATTGCCGCAATCGGCATCACCAACCAGCGGGAAACGGTCGTCGCCTGGGATCGCGATACGGGCGAACCGCTCGCCCACGCCATAGTCTGGCAGGATCGGCGCACTGCCGATTTCTGCGAAACCCTGCGCGAACGCGGAGAGGAAGCGCGTGTCCAGGCCTCCACCGGCTTGCTGCTCGATCCCTATTTCTCGGGCACGAAGATGCGCTGGCTTCTGCGCAACGAGGATGCGGTCGCGGCTGCGGCGGAGCGGGGAACGCTCGCATTCGGGACCATCGAGAGCTGGCTCGTCTTCAAGCTCAGCGGGGGGCGGCACATCACCGACGCCAGCAATGCCAGCCGCACGCTCCTGCTCGCGCTCGATGGGGCGCAGTTCGACAAGGGGTTGTGCGACCTGTTCGAAGTTCCGGGCGCCGCGCTGCCACAAGTGGTCGACAATGCCGGCCCGCTCGCCACCTGTGCGGCGCAATGGCTTGGCCGCGAGATACCGATCACCGGTCTCGCCGGCGACCAGCAATCGGCGACCATCGGGCAGGCCTGCCTCGCTCCGGGCGAAACCAAGGCGACTTACGGCACCGGTGCCTTCGTGCTGACCAACAAGGGCAGCGAGATGCCCCATTCGCAGCACCGCCTCCTCGGCACGGTGCTCTATCAGCTGGGGGGAGAGCGCATATATGCCCTCGAAGGCTCCGTGTTCGTCGCCGGCAGCCTCATCCAGTGGCTACGCGATAGCCTGGGCCTGATAAAGAGCGCGGCCGAAACCGAAGCGCTGGCTCGCTCGATCGACAGCAGCGGCGAGGTCGTGATCGTGCCGGCCCTTTCGGGTCTTGGCGCACCGCACTGGCAGGCGGACGCGCGCGGGGTGGTGGCGGGACTGAGTTTCTCGAGCGGACGGGCGGAACTGGCCCGCGCCGCGCTGGAGGCGATGGCGCACCAGACATGGGATCTCGCGACCGCTTTTGCCGCCGACAAGGCCGCGTGGCAAAGATTGCGGATCGATGGGGGGATGAGCGCCAACGACTGGATGGCGCAGGATCTGGCAAACATGCTCGGTATCACTGTCGAGCGACCGGATTTCGTCGAGACCACTGCCTTGGGTGCAGCGATGCTCGCGGCAGCGGGCGCGGGGATCCATCCGGATCTGGCGACGGCAGCGCAAGCCATGCGCGGGGAGCTCGCGCGGTTCGAACCCGCGATGGGCGACGATGTCAGGAAGGAAAGGCTGGGGCGCTGGCAGAAAGCGCTGCAGGCAAGCTAG
- a CDS encoding YdcH family protein, with amino-acid sequence MESSHAAALHSKHAGLEARLKTEMSRPAPDDTTIKQIKLQKLRIKQELEHI; translated from the coding sequence ATGGAATCGTCCCACGCCGCCGCCCTTCACAGCAAACACGCAGGCCTCGAGGCCCGGTTGAAGACCGAGATGAGCCGCCCGGCGCCGGACGATACGACGATCAAGCAGATCAAGCTCCAGAAACTGCGGATCAAGCAGGAACTCGAACACATTTGA
- the tilS gene encoding tRNA lysidine(34) synthetase TilS, with protein sequence MSGGPDSLALLVLAAEAFPGRVRAATVDHGLRPESADEARLCADVCSRLDVPHRILTVEVARGNLQSEARSARYAALAVWAEDQAIEALLTGHHADDQAETLLMRLNRGSGVAGLAGVRATAMVPGVELPLLRPLLGWRKSELEAVCATKGVDPVRDPSNLDERFDRVRVRKALADADWLDVAALAASAANLADAAEVLEWAAGREVAERVERDGDMTTYRSPAPFAVQLRVLSSLVALHGNEPRDGALARLMRSLEAGQRGTIAGALIERTGEGWRVLKEPPRT encoded by the coding sequence GTGTCGGGCGGGCCGGACAGTCTGGCCTTGCTGGTGCTCGCTGCCGAGGCTTTTCCGGGCAGGGTTCGCGCCGCGACGGTCGATCACGGTCTGCGCCCGGAAAGCGCCGATGAAGCGCGGTTGTGCGCCGATGTCTGCTCCAGGCTGGATGTCCCCCATCGGATCCTGACGGTCGAAGTGGCGCGCGGCAATCTCCAGTCCGAAGCCCGGTCCGCGCGCTACGCCGCGCTCGCAGTTTGGGCCGAAGACCAAGCAATTGAGGCCTTGCTGACCGGCCACCATGCGGACGACCAGGCGGAGACGCTTCTGATGCGACTCAACCGCGGGTCGGGTGTCGCGGGTCTTGCGGGCGTGCGCGCGACAGCAATGGTCCCCGGCGTGGAGCTGCCCTTGCTTCGTCCGCTGCTCGGATGGCGCAAGAGCGAGCTGGAGGCGGTCTGTGCGACCAAGGGCGTCGATCCGGTTCGCGATCCGTCCAACCTCGACGAGCGTTTCGACCGGGTGCGCGTCCGCAAGGCGCTGGCCGATGCCGACTGGCTGGACGTTGCCGCACTGGCAGCGAGCGCCGCCAATCTCGCCGATGCCGCAGAAGTGCTGGAGTGGGCCGCAGGGCGGGAAGTCGCGGAGCGGGTCGAGAGGGACGGCGACATGACGACTTACCGCTCGCCGGCACCCTTTGCGGTCCAGTTACGCGTCCTCTCGTCGCTGGTCGCGCTCCATGGCAACGAACCGCGCGACGGTGCGCTTGCGAGACTCATGCGCTCGCTCGAAGCAGGGCAGCGCGGCACCATCGCGGGGGCGCTGATCGAGCGGACGGGTGAGGGCTGGCGGGTCCTAAAGGAACCGCCCCGGACCTGA
- a CDS encoding YdcH family protein, translating into MTEQELRKRLEALRIEHRDLDAAIDALTETGRQNGFIDQLQMQRLKKRKLALKDQIAAIQDTLLPDIIA; encoded by the coding sequence TTGACCGAACAGGAACTCAGGAAAAGGCTCGAAGCCTTGCGGATCGAACATCGCGATCTCGATGCAGCGATCGATGCGCTGACCGAGACCGGACGCCAGAACGGATTCATCGACCAGTTGCAGATGCAGCGGCTGAAGAAACGCAAGCTCGCACTGAAGGACCAGATCGCGGCAATCCAGGACACGCTGCTGCCCGACATCATCGCCTGA
- the nadA gene encoding quinolinate synthase NadA: MTAETKALSGTDLLEEINRLRKEKNAIILAHYYQTSDIQDIADFVGDSLELSRKAAETDAEVIVFCGVKFMADTAKILSPEKIVVLPDMDAGCSLEDSCPPDKFRAFREAHPDHIALTYINCSTEVKALSDVIVTSSSAETILSQIPEDQKIIFGPDRHLGGYLSRKFGREMLLWPGVCIVHEAFSETELLKLKEQYPGAPIAAHPECPPTIIDHADYVGSTSGILQFAKTFEGDTLIVATEPHIIHQMEKALPEKNFIGAPGADGNCSCNICPYMALNTMEKLYACLRDLEPRIEIEEGLRLKAKQSLDRMLEMASGTIGKGDLGKV, translated from the coding sequence ATGACTGCCGAAACCAAAGCCCTTTCGGGCACCGATCTGCTCGAAGAGATCAACCGTCTCCGCAAGGAGAAGAACGCGATCATCCTCGCGCATTATTACCAGACCTCCGACATCCAGGACATCGCGGACTTCGTCGGCGACAGCCTCGAGCTGAGCCGCAAGGCCGCTGAAACCGATGCCGAGGTGATCGTGTTCTGCGGGGTCAAGTTCATGGCCGACACGGCCAAGATCCTCAGCCCAGAAAAGATCGTCGTGTTGCCCGACATGGATGCCGGTTGCAGCCTCGAGGACAGCTGCCCGCCCGACAAGTTCAGGGCGTTCCGCGAGGCGCATCCCGATCACATCGCGCTGACCTACATCAACTGCTCGACCGAGGTGAAGGCGCTGTCGGACGTGATCGTCACCAGTTCGAGCGCGGAGACGATCCTGTCGCAGATCCCCGAGGACCAGAAGATCATCTTCGGGCCCGACAGGCATCTCGGCGGTTACCTTTCGCGCAAGTTCGGCCGCGAGATGCTGCTCTGGCCCGGCGTGTGCATCGTCCACGAGGCTTTCAGCGAAACCGAGTTGCTCAAGCTCAAGGAGCAATATCCCGGCGCGCCGATTGCCGCGCACCCCGAATGCCCGCCGACCATCATCGACCACGCCGACTATGTCGGGTCGACCAGCGGCATCCTGCAGTTCGCCAAGACCTTCGAAGGCGACACGCTGATCGTTGCGACCGAGCCGCACATCATCCACCAGATGGAAAAGGCGCTGCCGGAGAAGAATTTTATCGGCGCGCCCGGTGCGGACGGCAACTGCAGCTGCAACATCTGCCCCTACATGGCGCTCAACACGATGGAAAAGCTCTACGCCTGCCTGCGCGACCTGGAACCGCGCATCGAGATCGAGGAGGGTCTGCGGCTGAAGGCCAAGCAGAGCCTCGACCGGATGCTCGAGATGGCCAGCGGCACGATCGGCAAGGGCGATCTCGGCAAGGTGTGA
- a CDS encoding helix-turn-helix domain-containing protein produces MDNTEEYLDAEPQARAGVGQRLRAAREAAGLEIAQVSAETRIPERHLRVIESGDFSALPARTYAVGFSRSYARVVGLDEKEIAADVREELAGSGDRSDRPRAMEPGDPARVPSRGLALASALAVILLIVGGFAFYRSYLAPGAGPGSLIAQEEAEQARQAAARQAAAQPSESPSEAVDPAAPVVFTSLGDGMWVRFYDGTEKNVLLEKLMDKGEQFTIPSEAKAPKIRTGRPDAFAVTIGGKAVPKLAEQQAVVSDVAIDAKSLLARADEPASPGQPAAAVDNPAT; encoded by the coding sequence ATGGACAACACTGAAGAATATCTCGACGCAGAGCCGCAGGCCCGGGCAGGGGTGGGACAGCGCCTGCGTGCCGCGCGCGAGGCAGCGGGACTCGAAATTGCGCAGGTTTCTGCGGAAACCCGAATTCCCGAGCGCCATTTGCGTGTCATCGAGAGCGGCGATTTCTCTGCTCTGCCGGCACGCACCTATGCAGTCGGTTTTTCGCGCAGCTATGCCCGTGTCGTCGGGCTCGACGAGAAGGAAATCGCTGCCGACGTGCGCGAGGAACTGGCCGGCAGCGGCGACCGGTCGGACCGGCCGCGCGCCATGGAGCCGGGCGACCCGGCACGCGTCCCCTCGCGCGGGCTCGCCCTGGCGTCGGCGCTCGCGGTCATCCTGCTCATCGTCGGGGGCTTTGCCTTCTACCGCAGCTATCTTGCGCCCGGCGCGGGGCCCGGCTCGCTCATCGCGCAGGAAGAGGCGGAACAGGCCCGCCAGGCTGCTGCCCGGCAGGCCGCAGCGCAGCCGAGCGAAAGCCCCAGCGAAGCGGTCGATCCGGCAGCGCCAGTCGTATTCACCTCGCTCGGCGACGGGATGTGGGTCCGCTTCTACGACGGCACCGAGAAAAACGTGCTGCTCGAAAAGCTGATGGACAAGGGCGAGCAGTTCACCATCCCGTCCGAAGCGAAAGCTCCAAAGATCCGCACCGGTCGCCCGGACGCATTCGCAGTCACCATCGGCGGCAAGGCCGTGCCCAAGCTGGCGGAGCAGCAGGCGGTTGTCAGCGACGTCGCGATCGATGCCAAATCCCTGCTCGCCCGCGCCGACGAGCCGGCAAGCCCCGGTCAGCCTGCCGCAGCGGTGGACAATCCGGCAACCTGA